A stretch of DNA from Toxotes jaculatrix isolate fToxJac2 chromosome 15, fToxJac2.pri, whole genome shotgun sequence:
CAGGTTGCAGGATGTGAATTTTAAGACCTGACTGTTCCATAGACtctaaaagtgttttttttcctgctttctccACAGCATTGGAGATGGAAAGTCCCATCTAAATGTCATTGGAGTCGGAAGCGGAGCTGGTAAGAACACACATTACACAACGCTTTTACTGCTGAACTTATCTTACGTTCTGTGTCACGCAGTAAATAGCTGAGCGTCCTCTGCAGCAGACAGCTAAGGTGAGGGGGCGTTGTTGAATCAGCCTGCTGTAACTGTTCCTATTGCTGTGCTGTCATTTAAGGCCGCAGCAGTAAAAACCTTTAACCCTTATTATCACTGTCAAGGGTTTGTATGCATCTGTCCAGTTTGTCAGATTAATCTTTAACCTCAGCAGCAGACAAAGTGACCTCACCAGTCTATAGTTTTACTGCACATTGTTTCCAGTGCTCATGATACATCAAGGTTAATTTGTTCCTGAGCAAACCCACTACTTGCCCGTGAGTGCTATTACCCTTCCCCTATGTCAAAGCCAATCCTTTTAATTTGCTTGAGCTATCATGTTGGTATCATAATGGAGCGATGTTACAGATTCTCTAATGGACTGTAAAATTCATTTGAATGACTACAGACTCCCCTGTAAGGTATTATTCAATCTAATCAAGAGAGATTCAGCATCTGTCCACACCAGCTTCTTTGCTTAAATTTACTCCTTTGTACATGGCAACTTGTCAGCTTCAGTAAGACCTAGAACAAAATCATCTGCCTGTGGCTAAATGATATTCAGAGGAATATTGTGGTGATAACTCGCTCCCCTGGTATTGCAGCATTAAATGTATCATTTGCAAAACTGTAAAGTGCTATTagttttttcctcctttaaatCTGCAGCACCATTTGGACTGGAGCATTGTGATGATATGCTGGTTGCGTCAATGtacaaatatttttctttttcttttttttttatttatttgcaagAAGTGGtaggttttcaaaataaaaactatattGTTGCCCATAGGTGAGATTGACCTAGAGATGCTCTCCGAGCTCCGTATGAAGCACCCAGGGGTGACTGTGGATAACGAGGTGGTGGAGCCCAGCAGCCAGCAGCTACATAACTACAGAGGTACAGCCTTTATGCTCGCACACCACAGATTTATACTGAATCTGTATATTAACCTGCtataaaatatgtttcagtATTGAATTTATCAGtgaaaaaagctttttaatgctgaaaaaaaacttttaaagtaGCCCTTGGCTTTCACACTACTGCATACTGCATTACTGCGTAATACAGTCATTCATGTATTAGTAGGTGGAGGTCCTTTAACCACTAGTTCTAGACTCAAGGTCCTGTGTCAGCAAGTGTCCACCCTTCTGAAGTGTCTTTGTGTAAAACTCTGAATCCCTACCAGCTCCcagtctgctgctctctgaccaGAAGATTCACGTACTTTTAGTTATGTTACCACCAATTATTCACACAAGCATCATGTATTCAAAAACTATCCCAGAGAAATCTGTAGTTAAAGTGGAGATCCTCAGGTTTCTCACTTCTACCTTTTAGGTCTGTCTTTGAAGCCTTCAGTCTTCATTATGTTCTTGCACAACCTCACTTCTCTTGGGTTGCCTGTTGGTGCAGTTTGTACTTTCTGTTTGACTTTCTCTCAGCTGTTGACAGCGATTTTTGAGAATTAGTGTTTTCAAAAGCATGTTGAAATCCTTTGTGATTTCAAGACTTGTTCGCACTTGCGTACAGTGAATCAGCAGCTCATGGAAAGGTCATGGCTGCAGATGTTTGCATGACACGgatgaaacaaaacaatttgTTAGTTGATTCATGAGTTTTTAGTGCAAGTATGGTGTTGCTAGGGCGTTCAAAATTATGACTGCACTCAGTCTCATGCAGACAGGGCACGGTTCATCAGGTGTAAATTATCTTAAGTTTAATTTGAAATGCCTTTCTAGAAATTTGTACTACTCTtgtcctcatttttttttcctgtgctgtcAATGGTGGTTCTGTTGTGATGCTTATATCATAAGTTACAAAGTTGATTAGTCCATGAAATAGCTATATGATTGAATCACTGTTTAGTTGTTAGTCAGTCATACATACTGGTGTTAAAGACAGTAATTTACATCttatttgtatattttctcATGAAAAACAGTAGTTCAAGATAAACTGCAGTATGTGCACTACCAGGAGTTTAAAGTAAAATTTTGGCCTTTGAAATTTTAGTGTGTTGCAGTTCTCTCTCAGCTTATTTCTCTTCATCAGAAGGAAAAATGACATATACTCGCTCTTGCTGGTGCCAAGTGGTATCCCTTGCTTTTAATGAGGTGTGATACAACAAGtgagttgtttgttttgataGCTGAGGTGCAAATTACCCCGATTCTCTCCAACAATGTGACAAGTGTCTTTTGCAAATATTGTGGCCTAAAAAATAGTCTGTGCAGACAGTAAAATCCCTTtgtatttatttcagtgttaaCTTTACTGTATAATATAGTGAGTTTTAATTAATATAGAGGAGTTGTTTACTGAGTTAAAATGTTATACTTCCTCAAAAAGTGTGATATAGTGACATGTTAGACTAGCTGTAAAGATTCAGATTTTTGACAGTAACATTTTTGTGTACATATGGTGATGCATGAATTACAGTAACTATTTATTGCCTGTCTGCAGTTTTGGTGTCACAGAAACCAGGTTTAGATTACATCAAATTTACCTGGAACAAGATGACTGCCTCTGAGTTTGAGGAGCACTGGAAAGTGAAAAAGATGACAAAGAAAGCTGACTTCATTCACATGATACAGGTTGGTGGTGTCGAAACAGCGGTTTGATATTTTTGACACATCTAGGTCATATTCATTGGATGGCGCTCCACAGCAATTAATCCCATTAGAACATCTGTCTAGCATAGCGTTATAATTAGTTGCTCTGTGAATCTAGTTACCAGCTCATTATCTGTGGTGAAATCGACAGATGCTGTACTATGTGCAGGATCCTGGAGCTACCATCAACTTCTTCAGGAGTCTCCTGGATAAGAATGGGAAGCTTCTTATCATCCTAGTGTCTGGTAAGAGGCTGGATCTGATCTTAAATCATTAaacctttctcttctctctgatttgttgttgttagctATGCCGTATGTCGTCACTACCTGTTGATATtttatacacatatacacacacacacacacacagtaaatacaggGATGAAAACCAGTAATTAGAATATTTCAGCAATAGCTTTGTTTCTTTTGGTAAGCCACCCCCCATTGCTTGCACCATGGCTCAAGAGATGTTGGTCTGTCAgttggttggtccaccactttggtccagactgaaatatataaacaattaTTGAGTGGATTTTCATGAAATTTGGCACAGGGATTCATGACagtgaatcctactgactttggtcatcatctgagtttttcttttgtacCACCAACAGGTCAAAGTTATTAGTAATTCTGTATGTCCTAACATTAAAATCATCCAGTAAATGgcaattagcaaatgttagacatgctaacacgctaaactAAGGTGGTGACAATGGTGAACATTACCTGCCAAACATCTGCATGTAAACATCATCATTGCATGTTAGTATTTAACTCAAAGCACCAGTGTGCCTAGTCTCACAGAGATGCAAACTTGGATGCAACTCATAgtcttgttttattattatctaTTGCAGGGGAGAGTGGTTGGGGAAAGCTGTGGCGGACTTACAGAGACCAGCTTTGTAACACAGAAATAAGTCAGTGTGTGACCACTGGAGACATCAAAAGCGTCCTGGACTCCAAGGGAGTGAGCTACCAGAGCTACGAGCTGCCATCTGAAATGGATATCACAGAGTGTTTCACTGAAGGGGATGAGAAGGGAGAGCTGCTCCTTGATTTTCTCACTGAGGTACTGGACTTCAGTAAGACAGCCTCACCTGAGCTGAAAGCTGGTGTCATGGAGCTACTTCGACATCCAGACTGTAGTGTGGAGTCCAACGGCAGAGTTATTTTTAACAACAACCTCGGAGCATTAGTCATAGATCAGCTCtcttaaaaacagtcagttaGTACAGTGAACATGAAATTTGCAGTATATTGCTAACATAGTTGTTGAGTTTTAAACAGGATGATCGTTCAATAGTTTACATTGTATAATCAACTGTATATAATGAAGAAGCTTTTAGTATTTGTGGGAAATACCTTGTTTTACATAGTCAGTGGTACAAACATTCCACACAACCTGAACTATCTCTAAGAGGATTTTGATTTTATAGGTTTTCTAAGAACATGTATTTGGggttaattatttattaatttgatATTAATTCTTCTATGCTTGTGCAAAATCAAAATTCCTTAATTGTAATTAACACAGTTTGTTGCATTGCCATGACCCACTCTGATTTTCTAACAAATGTAAATATCAGAGTTTTAATCAGCTTCAAATTGTAGCTTCATATAATTTTAATGGGCTACAGTTGGCAGGCTGTGCTGCCAACCCCATCACAGTCCTGCTCTCATTGGATCATATTACTTtggaaatataataataaatggaAAATTGAGCATTTAGTGTTTTCCACGGAGATTGAGCTCTTAATTTTAGATAAGCTGAATGCTCCTGTGAGAGTGTCTGGAGCTATTCTAGTTTGCATACACTGCAGCTGTTGTGGAAGTTATGTACATGGTGACACATGCAATGCATTGGTTATATAAACACGGGCACAATGGCAGCAGCcgctgtgagtgtttgtcatCACCCAGAATGATTATTCCTGGTATAGCTGAAGTGTTGGCACCATCTTGAGGGCAGCATCTGTAACTAAGCCTTGAAATGTGGGCATATGAAGGATACAGATTCTGGACAAATTGAATGACTGTGAGTAGATCACTGACCACCTCTATTatcaagtacaaaaaaaaaccacactcaaacacacaacttGACAACAAACTATAATAAAAAAGTAAGCTacttcaaaaatcaaaaatatggGAAAATTTAAAACTACAATCACTTGGAGTCTTTGAAATTGAATATCTAGGctgcctgtgcacacacattaaatacaggcacacacacatacacacacacacacacacagaggtatcTGCAATAAAATGGGATCATCTGGGGCTGcagcagttattttttttaaagattgttTTTGACTGCACCACATTGACAACAAGCAGTGGAGCGGAAACCCAGATCTGTCAATGTCCCCTTTTTTAGGGAAAGCGGTGACCACTGTACCCTAATGTGTGTCTTTATCTTACTGTATctgataaagacagagacagaaaattcTGGTTTAGCTCCCCAGGTCAGCTCATGAAAAgtgtgctttgaaaaaaaaaaacagagaaaggcaaTTAGCACTCACGTTCCAGTGAAGCTACTGAGCTGCTGACAGGGGCTTTAATGTGTTGGTGTTCCCTTCCTGTCTACACCTGACAGGGTCAATATTAGATAAGATCTTTCTTCCTGACATTCAACCACcaaacaaaatgacaatgaCAGCCATGTAACCATGGCAATACTAAAAATCAAACTGCTACTTTTTAGGAGCCTCTAATACCAAGGCAGTGTTTACTTCAGCCTTCTATTTTAGTAGTCAAGGTTCGTCCTATGATTATTACATAAAAATGGGGACTTtgtgtaatatgtgtgtgtgtgtgtgtatgtgtatatatatttatatatgaatGACagtaaaagtgttaaaaaaatgtgcagcatACTGAATGTTTACTGTCAGGCATTATGATAATGTGCTCTGCTAAGTTTAACCATTAAGCATTTGAAATATGTTTCTGAAATGTAGCATTCCTGTAAAAGATCACTCGTAAGGCTGATTTGGTAAAACTCATGAGATTGCTATAGGAATCTGGCGGCAGCTAGCTCAGGCAAAGATCATCTTTCAGGGGTTATGCAACAGACATTCATGGGAAGGGAGACAGCCCCTGTTGTGGGAGGGGAGAGCACTGTAACTCTCCAGCTTAAAAGAGTGGGAGAGCAGTCAACTCCGTGTCCTTATCCTCCGCATGTTCAAGGTAATTGTTAAATGCTTACAATGCACTGAAGGTGTTTACTTAAGTTATTTAAATTCAGCTCGGCAACTTCTTAAAAACACTAATGTACTTTTTGGACAGTCAGCTCTAGAAAAATACAGTAGAAGTCCatgttttttaattcaatttctGACCACTGTGTGTAATGCATTGCAGTGATCAGTCATGGCTGCAGAAGCAAAGCAGACGTGTTACGAGGGCAGCTCTGTCCAAAGCTTTCAGTTCTACCTGGAACAGTCGGGAGAACACAAGGCCATTCTCCAGTGTGTTCACAGCATCCTGCCAGGAGAATTTAAAaggtaaaacaaagaaaggttGGAGTGCTACACTGAACTTGCTTTTAtcatctgttttattatttttacctACTTACCCAGACCCAGCAGAGAGGTTATGGGTGccttctttctgtgtttttgtgctttctttGAAGGAAAGGGATCATTTAGTTCACAGACTGAGGTCTCAGCTACTTCTCTCAAAAGCTGGCGAATGTCTTTTCAAAGGGAGATGAAACTGCCAGTGGTTTCGTGCTGGCACGAAGCTGGCAGTATTGATAACACAATTGTAATGTCATTTTCGTTGGcccaaagtccatttttttgtgcttgtgcCCACATCCAAATAATCCTGATAACACAGAGGTTGcacagtgcattttttttaccattttggcatgaaatatttttgtttttgagttttgcCTGTGGCAGgattttaaatgcacaaaaaaaatacagctttaaataTGATTAAGCCAGTTTGTTCTGAGTGATTCTCACTAATAATGCCATCCATGTCTGCTTTTAGGATGCACTGTTAAGTCCTTGTAATTTCCTGTTTCCATATTTTATCAGGAGTTATGTGCGCTTTCTATCTACTATGTAACTATAATTGTGTTTCGCTATAAATACACATGGGTTAAACAGAAAGTGATGTGcgcaaatgaaatgaatattaCGTAATTACATAAATTACATatacaaagacaacaaatatAAATTCTCTGAACTGTTACATAAGACATTCACAGTGAATACCTCATAATGAATTGCAATATTGATGGTATTAATTAACAAACTAGCAACACACAGATTCAATAGAGGTGTTATGTGCTATTAGGTAAttcacagtttatttatttggactattttcacttttcattcattttgtattGCTTTTCTTCTGTCATGTATTGATGTAGAATTGGAGCAGGTAAAAGTGACCTGAGTGTTCTTGGCGTTGGCAGTGGTGGAGGTATGTGGTTAAATACAACTTGTTGTAGTGGTTTTCTGTGATAGTTTAGGCTCAGTTTCTTTCTGTGAACCCAAAGGCATCTTCTTAAACTGATCATGTAGCTCATCATAAGGGCACAATAAGGAGAATTCACGATAATGGACAGCATTTGTTGGACACCGATTTGTTTAAGGAGGACACTTCTGTCaaagttactgcagtttgtcctGAGGTTTATTAGTGATCAACACAGGTCATAAATTACAATGATCATtgcacagcagcaacatcagaATCCTTGTAATGATAAGACTATGGGCCAAAGACACACTGcctctcactcactgtcacacGCATCTACTCACTTGAgataaatgtactgtatttgaCATGACGACCTTTAATCAGTCTTTGATTGTTTCTGAAATGTTTGCTGTATTTGATTCTGATACTTTTTGCGGCCTGAGGTTTTCAcactgaagcagcagtactCTGAGACAGTGGGATTTCAAAGTCTAAAGGCTTCCGGGTTTATTCCAGGGGAGTTGGATGTCCAGATGCTCTCTCTACTGCAGTCCTCATTCCCTGCTGTTCCTATCACTGCTGACATTGTGGAGGGCAGCTCTCAGCTCACAGCCAACTTCAAAGGTATCAACAATTCAAAACACCACACAgtgaaatatgtgtatttttccttcttccttttgtTCCTTAGCAGTTTCAGCTGCCTTAAAAGAAAAGCCTTTAAAAGCATCTTCTCATGAAACACAGTTCAGAATAGCACACAGAATCTGAAAGGTCTACTGCACAGATGCAAGGCTATGTTTACACTGCCCTGTATTAAAAGAAAGGACAAATCTGATACTGTCTGCcatggcttcagaaagtattcaggcCGCTTcactttttgtacattttactgTGCAATTGCCATTTTTTCTCATCAATACTCAATAACAcataatgacaaaatgaaaacatttttttaatttataaaaaatCAGAGAGGTTTTCAGGCCTTTTACTGTTGTTCTCCAATCTGTGGTCAGAGGAAACCTGTTGTTGTTTGAGTTGATTGGACATAATTTAGAAAAGTacacacctgtgtatataagGTCCCACAAAAAAGAACTGTCTGTAGCCCTCTGTGATAAAATTGTGGTGAGGCATAGATCAGGCAAGTTTCAAGCCAGCAGGACTCTTAGTTGGCTGTCTGGCCAAACTGAGGAACCACATAAGAATGACCTTAGCCATTCTTCAGTTGACCTAGAGCTCAGTGGTCACTCTAACAAAGTCCCTTGCAGAGAAGGGAGAGTCTGACAACCATCTCAGCAGCAgtccatcaatcaggcctttgTGGCAGAGTGGCTTGATGGGggccactttgagtaaaaggcaTATGGCAGCCCGCTCAGAGTTTGTCAAATGGTATTtaaaggactctgagagcatgagggaaaagatgaaacaaaacTTGAACTCTTTGGGCAGAGCTCCAAACACTGTCTCTGGCGAACACCTGGCAGtgctcatcacctggctaaTACCACCcctacagtgaagcatggtggtggcagcatcatgctaaTGGGAGGGCTTCTtagcagcagggacagggagactggtctgaattgagggaaggatgaattcagccaaatacagagaaatCAAAAGTGCACGTGACCTGAGACTGGAGCAacagttcacctttcagcatgTCAATGAGCCGAGGCATACAGCCAAGACAACACCGGGGATGGCTTTGGGACAAGTCTCtgggacaagtctctgactgtccttgaaTGGGCCAGCCAaagtccagacttaaaccccaaagaacatctgtggagagacttgaagatggcagttcacaAATGCTTGAGAAgatctgccaggaagaatgGGATAAACTCACACTCTGCAATTACTGTCAGAGAAGCTTTTGAATTTAGGGTCTCAATATTTTTGTAACTGAGAGattaaatgttttgattttaataaatttgttttctaaaaacatattttcactttgtcattatagGCTATTGAGTGTAGATGGATGAGCAAAAAAGAATTTCATCCATTCAAAATTAAATCAgaaagtgtgcaaaaagtgaagagaTCTGGATTATTTTCTTCTCTGATAGCACTGAGAAATCTGCTAATGaagattttgaatttttttgggtCAGTACATTATGGGTTTATACATATTGATATATCTCAGTGTTACTGACTGgtttctttgttctcttttttaTGTGCTATTTTTAGCTTTGGTAGCTAAGACCACAAACCTTCAGAAGACCCCATTTGCTTGGCATATCATGAACAGTGAGGACTATGAGGAGGAAGTGAAATCAAAGGGAGACATGAAGAGATTTGACTTCATACACATGGTTCAGGTCTAATGACTTTGCTTTGTAATGGCAAGTAGATTGTGGATTTATTTTCTGGTCTCTGGACTTTGTATGTTCTCTCCATGCTGTCCTGGTTTACCCCCTTTAACTGAGGTAAACTGAGTAACACGACAGCAGAATGTCAGCGTCTCACTTTGTGTAAGCTGCCCAGTTAATTATTTTCCCACTATATCTTTTGCTACTGTTTGAATTCATTGGGTAACTCCTTGGGAGCAGAACCTTTTCTGCCAAACAAAAGTGTACAAGTATCCCTTTCATACATACCATGAGTGAAAACACTTCAAAATGTGGATTTGCATATATTCGATCTTCAATgtgaaaattcaaattaaagtttCCCCACAATGCTCTTCTTAACAGATGCTGTACTATGTGGATAACCTCGGTAAAACTATCAAGTTCTACCACAGCCTTCTGAAAAACAACGGCAGACTTATGATCATCATTGAAGCAGGTAAGTAAAACTGGATTTTAATTCACTTTAATTAATTTGCCATACAACAGTTTAAAGCTGCCACATTTGTATTGTTGCAATTTATACTTATATAATTACTGTAACACCATGAGACAAAGTGACTAAACCACGAAAAGTTTGACCTTGTTTCCCAGAAGCCATATTGCTTCCCACTCTTCTTCCTCCCAAAACAATCTTTATTAAAGAGCAAAGACATAGTTCAGTCTtccttttaattaatttacCCAG
This window harbors:
- the hnmt gene encoding histamine N-methyltransferase isoform X1 — its product is MASPLKSLVNDDSRYQKSFQLFLERSSEHQCMQDFIHSKLPDILASIGDGKSHLNVIGVGSGAGEIDLEMLSELRMKHPGVTVDNEVVEPSSQQLHNYRVLVSQKPGLDYIKFTWNKMTASEFEEHWKVKKMTKKADFIHMIQMLYYVQDPGATINFFRSLLDKNGKLLIILVSGESGWGKLWRTYRDQLCNTEISQCVTTGDIKSVLDSKGVSYQSYELPSEMDITECFTEGDEKGELLLDFLTEVLDFSKTASPELKAGVMELLRHPDCSVESNGRVIFNNNLGALVIDQLS
- the hnmt gene encoding histamine N-methyltransferase isoform X2, with translation MASPLKSLVNDDSRYQKSFQLFLERSSEHQCMQDFIHSKLPDILASIGDGKSHLNVIGVGSGAGEIDLEMLSELRMKHPGVTVDNEVVEPSSQQLHNYRVLVSQKPGLDYIKFTWNKMTASEFEEHWKVKKMTKKADFIHMIQDPGATINFFRSLLDKNGKLLIILVSGESGWGKLWRTYRDQLCNTEISQCVTTGDIKSVLDSKGVSYQSYELPSEMDITECFTEGDEKGELLLDFLTEVLDFSKTASPELKAGVMELLRHPDCSVESNGRVIFNNNLGALVIDQLS
- the LOC121194745 gene encoding histamine N-methyltransferase A-like is translated as MAAEAKQTCYEGSSVQSFQFYLEQSGEHKAILQCVHSILPGEFKRIGAGKSDLSVLGVGSGGGELDVQMLSLLQSSFPAVPITADIVEGSSQLTANFKALVAKTTNLQKTPFAWHIMNSEDYEEEVKSKGDMKRFDFIHMVQMLYYVDNLGKTIKFYHSLLKNNGRLMIIIEAAGGGWDTLWKTYKKELCVDAITEYRSSAEVVACLKSQGLKYEEHTIHNAFDITECFDPNSATGERLLNFMTAKDHFYQSFTQEIRAGMLDLLRNKCSTEKDGRVFFNSNLSCILVYA